One Anaeromusa acidaminophila DSM 3853 genomic region harbors:
- the dxs gene encoding 1-deoxy-D-xylulose-5-phosphate synthase, which translates to MHYPFLDSIRSPRDMKGFSLRQLEKLAVEIRQLLVETVSHTGGHLAPNLGVVELTLALHKVFDTPYDKIIWDVGHQAYVHKLLTGRREQFHTLRQEGGISGFPKPCESPHDAFGTGHSSTSISAALGMALARDMNKETHQVVAVIGDGSMTGGESFEALNHAGHLKTNMIVVLNDNEMSIAKNVGALSSYLAKMRVAPTYTRVKQDVEFLLKRIPAIGESMLKTAERFKDSVRYMLVPGMLFEELGFTYLGPIDGHDLPLLMEMLEKARDLGGPVLIHALTQKGKGYAPAENHADRFHGVGPFCIDSGEVIHCAGAPSYTEVFGDTLVELAQKDKAIVAITAAMPGGTGLKSFSQKYPERFFDVGIAEQHALTLAAGMATQGKKPVVALYSTFAQRAYDQILHDVCLQKLPVVLALDRAGLVGEDGPTHHGVFDYSFLRHIPDICIMAPKDEGELRQMLYAALQWNRTVALRYPRGCGLGASLTEPFKPMTLGKAEELAFGEDVSIWATGTMVAPAVEAAQKLADEGIRAGVVNARFVKPLDEKLLTRLAQECGRIVTIEENALAGGFGSAVLEFLEQQELYDLPVLRLGIPDSFIAHGKRQTLLQELSLDAAGIAAKVRKFVKQGKELTEEGLA; encoded by the coding sequence TTGCATTATCCATTTCTTGATTCCATTCGATCCCCCCGGGATATGAAAGGGTTTTCCTTGCGGCAATTGGAAAAATTAGCCGTAGAAATACGTCAGCTTTTGGTGGAAACCGTTTCTCATACGGGCGGACATTTGGCGCCCAACCTGGGCGTCGTAGAACTGACTTTGGCTTTGCATAAAGTATTCGACACGCCTTATGATAAAATTATCTGGGACGTAGGACATCAAGCATATGTTCATAAACTTTTAACAGGGCGGCGCGAGCAATTCCATACGTTACGCCAAGAAGGCGGAATCAGCGGCTTTCCTAAGCCCTGTGAAAGTCCCCATGACGCGTTTGGAACCGGACATTCCAGCACGTCTATTTCGGCTGCCTTGGGGATGGCGTTAGCAAGAGATATGAACAAAGAAACCCACCAAGTCGTAGCCGTCATCGGCGACGGATCTATGACCGGCGGGGAGTCCTTTGAAGCCTTGAACCATGCGGGCCACCTCAAAACCAATATGATTGTTGTGTTGAATGACAATGAAATGTCTATTGCCAAAAACGTTGGAGCGTTATCCTCCTATTTGGCAAAAATGAGAGTAGCTCCCACTTATACGCGGGTCAAGCAGGATGTCGAATTTTTACTCAAACGCATTCCCGCCATCGGCGAGAGCATGCTAAAGACAGCGGAACGATTCAAGGACAGCGTCCGTTATATGCTGGTTCCGGGGATGCTTTTTGAAGAGCTTGGGTTTACGTATTTGGGCCCTATAGACGGTCATGATCTACCTCTTTTAATGGAAATGTTGGAAAAAGCCCGTGATTTGGGAGGCCCTGTCCTCATTCATGCGTTAACGCAAAAGGGAAAAGGATATGCGCCTGCGGAAAATCATGCAGACCGCTTTCACGGGGTCGGCCCTTTTTGCATTGATTCCGGCGAAGTGATCCATTGCGCCGGAGCGCCTTCCTATACAGAAGTGTTTGGCGATACTCTCGTTGAACTGGCGCAAAAGGATAAGGCCATTGTCGCCATTACGGCGGCCATGCCCGGAGGAACAGGCTTAAAGAGCTTCTCTCAAAAATATCCGGAACGCTTTTTTGATGTAGGCATTGCGGAACAACATGCCCTGACTTTAGCGGCCGGCATGGCTACGCAGGGAAAAAAACCGGTTGTAGCGCTATATTCCACTTTTGCGCAGCGAGCTTACGATCAAATTCTTCACGATGTCTGCCTGCAAAAATTGCCGGTAGTTCTCGCTTTAGATCGTGCAGGCCTGGTCGGAGAAGATGGCCCGACCCATCATGGCGTCTTTGACTATTCATTTTTACGCCACATCCCGGACATTTGCATCATGGCGCCGAAAGACGAAGGTGAGCTGCGTCAAATGCTTTATGCCGCTTTGCAATGGAATCGTACGGTGGCTTTGCGGTATCCCCGAGGTTGCGGGCTAGGAGCTTCTCTAACAGAGCCCTTTAAGCCAATGACTCTTGGCAAAGCGGAAGAGTTGGCTTTTGGCGAGGATGTCAGCATTTGGGCGACCGGTACCATGGTAGCTCCTGCGGTAGAGGCGGCTCAAAAATTAGCTGATGAAGGAATCCGAGCTGGCGTGGTGAATGCTCGTTTTGTAAAACCGTTGGACGAGAAATTATTGACTCGTTTGGCTCAGGAATGCGGCCGCATTGTTACGATAGAAGAAAATGCTTTGGCCGGAGGCTTTGGCAGCGCGGTTTTAGAGTTTTTGGAACAGCAGGAGCTTTACGACCTTCCCGTGCTGCGTTTGGGAATTCCTGATTCCTTTATTGCCCATGGAAAACGCCAGACACTGTTGCAAGAACTGAGCCTTGACGCCGCAGGCATCGCCGCCAAAGTGCGCAAGTTTGTCAAACAGGGGAAAGAATTAACGGAAGAAGGCCTTGCATGA
- the xseB gene encoding exodeoxyribonuclease VII small subunit, with protein MARVKKEVQEPLKFEAAMEKLEDLVEKLERGELPLEEALQSYRDGMELAAVCHKHLQQAEALLNDSVVTQEDGVIKASPWTTAQEDVE; from the coding sequence ATGGCCAGAGTTAAAAAAGAAGTTCAAGAGCCTTTAAAGTTTGAAGCTGCCATGGAAAAATTGGAAGATCTGGTGGAAAAGCTGGAGCGAGGCGAGCTACCGTTGGAGGAGGCGCTGCAAAGCTATCGAGACGGTATGGAGTTGGCGGCTGTTTGCCATAAACATTTGCAGCAGGCGGAAGCATTATTGAATGATTCCGTGGTTACTCAAGAAGATGGTGTTATCAAAGCAAGTCCCTGGACAACGGCACAGGAGGATGTTGAGTAA
- a CDS encoding polyprenyl synthetase family protein translates to MWKTYCNERITLIEEALNQWIPAQDGLLNVLFKSMRYSLFAGGKRLRPVLLMAAADAVGGEGRNYLRVACALEMIHTYSLIHDDLPAMDNDDYRRGKLTNHKVFGEGMAILAGDGLLTAAFEQILLQEKVDSACLAQVAREIAAAAGPSGMVGGQAIDLAASGQAQPLNQEELRFMHRAKTGALFRAALRGGGLLAGATPDQLAALTVYAEEFGLAFQITDDILDVTGDEATIGKPVGSDERNEKETYVSLYSLDGARQMAEESVHRALTAIEIFGAEADVLRSLATYLVSREK, encoded by the coding sequence ATGTGGAAAACTTATTGCAACGAACGCATCACCTTAATTGAAGAAGCGTTAAATCAGTGGATTCCTGCTCAAGATGGTCTTCTAAATGTTCTTTTTAAATCGATGCGCTACAGCCTTTTTGCTGGAGGCAAACGCCTGCGCCCTGTCTTGCTGATGGCGGCGGCAGATGCAGTGGGCGGCGAAGGCCGGAACTATCTGCGCGTAGCCTGCGCTTTAGAAATGATACATACATATTCTCTGATTCATGACGATTTGCCGGCCATGGATAATGATGACTATCGCCGGGGCAAGCTGACTAATCATAAGGTTTTCGGCGAAGGCATGGCGATTTTAGCAGGCGATGGCTTATTAACGGCAGCTTTTGAACAGATACTGCTTCAAGAAAAGGTAGATTCTGCCTGCCTAGCTCAAGTGGCAAGAGAAATTGCCGCTGCTGCCGGTCCGTCCGGCATGGTTGGAGGGCAAGCAATTGATCTGGCTGCTAGCGGCCAAGCTCAACCTTTAAATCAGGAAGAGCTGCGTTTTATGCATCGCGCAAAAACGGGAGCTTTGTTCCGCGCCGCTTTGCGCGGCGGCGGTTTATTAGCAGGCGCAACGCCGGATCAATTGGCAGCTTTAACTGTTTATGCCGAGGAATTTGGTCTGGCTTTTCAAATTACCGATGATATTTTGGATGTCACCGGAGACGAAGCTACCATTGGCAAACCTGTAGGCAGTGATGAACGCAATGAAAAAGAAACCTATGTGTCTTTGTATTCGTTGGACGGCGCCCGTCAAATGGCGGAAGAGAGCGTACATCGTGCGTTAACGGCAATCGAAATATTTGGCGCTGAAGCCGATGTATTGCGGAGCTTGGCTACATATCTTGTATCAAGGGAAAAATAG
- the amaP gene encoding alkaline shock response membrane anchor protein AmaP, with protein sequence MGILDRILLLLCIVTFALLMLSTVLAAFTIVPFEWLDDALALLYGHWEAAAVAAIFFLASVRLLFTGMTSGEPRDTMLCQTENGQVRVAISAVRSLVERTARQIKGVKQTKIRLENSRQGMNIYLRIVVLPDLIVPELTAELQQRVRSTLQETLLAEVHDIQVLVEEIAAEGKVRARVE encoded by the coding sequence ATGGGAATTCTTGATCGCATTTTGCTTTTGCTCTGTATAGTAACTTTTGCTTTGTTGATGCTGTCTACCGTTTTGGCAGCGTTTACTATTGTACCGTTTGAATGGCTGGATGACGCTTTGGCGCTTCTTTACGGACACTGGGAAGCGGCTGCGGTGGCAGCGATTTTTTTCCTAGCTTCTGTACGGCTTCTTTTCACAGGTATGACCAGCGGCGAGCCTCGCGATACCATGCTTTGCCAAACAGAAAACGGCCAAGTACGGGTTGCTATTTCCGCTGTACGCAGTTTAGTAGAACGTACGGCCCGCCAGATAAAAGGGGTCAAGCAAACGAAAATCCGTCTGGAAAACAGTCGACAGGGCATGAATATTTATCTGCGTATTGTTGTGCTGCCAGATTTGATTGTTCCTGAACTCACAGCCGAACTGCAGCAGCGCGTACGGAGTACCTTGCAGGAAACTTTGCTGGCAGAGGTTCATGATATCCAGGTACTCGTAGAAGAAATTGCCGCTGAAGGTAAAGTAAGGGCGCGCGTGGAATAA
- the xseA gene encoding exodeoxyribonuclease VII large subunit, with amino-acid sequence MGILTVSDVTAYVKRWMDKDALLSSVYVRGEVSNFKRHSSGHCYFTLKDTGAVLRAVLFRSRAQYLKFEPQNGMQVIVSGRLSVFERDGQYQLYGDRMTPDGIGELSLAYAQLKDKLEREGLFQKEKKRPLPLLPRAVGIITSPTGAAVRDIRTVAKRRFAGIPLVLAPVVVQGPIAAGEITAAIHLLESHPLIDVLIVGRGGGSIEELWAFNEEAVVRAIAGSSIPVISAVGHETDFTLADFAADMRAATPSQAAELAVPDRFELERRLQQGKIRLRQALGNDLLRRRQHLIQLCKSPVFTKPERLLAPQRQNLDHLQERLIRAAARQHEEKKRQWLLVSQKLALLNPLGMLQRGYAFLSLEDTKEPIRSVEQVCIDSQIHARVQDGALRLRVMEIKRGDS; translated from the coding sequence ATGGGAATTTTGACAGTCAGCGACGTGACTGCCTATGTTAAGCGTTGGATGGACAAGGACGCTCTCCTCTCTTCTGTATATGTACGGGGAGAGGTTTCCAATTTTAAGCGTCATTCCTCAGGCCACTGCTACTTTACTTTAAAGGATACCGGCGCTGTCTTGCGGGCGGTTCTTTTTCGCAGCCGCGCGCAATATCTGAAATTTGAACCGCAAAACGGCATGCAGGTTATTGTCAGCGGTCGCCTAAGCGTATTTGAAAGAGACGGACAATATCAGCTGTATGGTGATCGTATGACGCCAGACGGTATTGGCGAGCTAAGCCTTGCTTACGCGCAGTTAAAAGATAAGCTGGAACGTGAGGGATTGTTTCAAAAAGAAAAGAAACGCCCGCTACCTCTATTGCCCCGCGCGGTAGGCATCATCACATCTCCTACAGGAGCTGCCGTACGCGACATTCGTACGGTGGCCAAACGCCGCTTTGCCGGCATTCCCCTGGTGTTAGCTCCTGTCGTAGTACAAGGTCCGATCGCTGCTGGAGAAATTACGGCAGCTATTCACTTATTGGAGTCGCATCCCTTGATTGACGTGCTTATTGTCGGTCGAGGAGGCGGTTCCATTGAAGAACTATGGGCTTTTAACGAGGAAGCCGTCGTACGGGCTATTGCCGGATCATCCATTCCAGTCATTTCCGCAGTTGGCCACGAGACCGATTTCACGCTGGCTGATTTTGCAGCGGACATGAGGGCTGCAACGCCATCACAAGCGGCAGAGCTTGCTGTACCGGATCGTTTCGAATTGGAACGACGCTTACAGCAGGGGAAAATTCGTTTGCGCCAGGCTCTTGGCAATGATTTGTTGCGCCGCAGGCAGCACTTAATTCAACTTTGTAAATCTCCCGTATTTACAAAACCCGAACGGCTGTTGGCGCCGCAACGGCAAAATTTAGATCATTTGCAAGAGCGTCTTATACGAGCCGCAGCAAGGCAACACGAAGAAAAAAAACGTCAATGGCTGCTGGTGTCTCAAAAGCTGGCTCTTTTAAACCCCTTAGGCATGCTGCAGCGAGGTTACGCTTTTTTAAGCCTTGAAGATACGAAGGAACCAATTCGTTCTGTTGAGCAAGTTTGCATTGACTCTCAGATTCATGCTCGTGTACAAGACGGCGCTTTGCGCCTGCGTGTCATGGAAATAAAAAGAGGTGACAGTTGA
- the nusB gene encoding transcription antitermination factor NusB, producing the protein MSRRLARELAMQALYQLDFQTELEPLAALEAAAFELEVTPDAVDYAKRLVEGICAHSEQIDQHLSSTSSQWKLERMAAVDRNISRIAVYELLFGEEEMTPGIVINEAVEIAKKYGDKDSARFINGVLGSLAKTKESS; encoded by the coding sequence ATGAGTCGACGTTTAGCGCGAGAATTGGCTATGCAAGCCTTGTATCAACTGGATTTTCAAACAGAATTAGAGCCGCTGGCGGCGCTGGAAGCAGCGGCATTTGAGCTGGAAGTTACCCCGGATGCGGTCGATTATGCCAAACGACTAGTAGAAGGCATTTGCGCACATAGTGAGCAAATTGACCAGCATTTGAGCAGCACCTCTTCGCAATGGAAACTGGAACGTATGGCGGCAGTGGATCGCAACATATCCCGTATTGCCGTATATGAACTTTTGTTTGGCGAAGAAGAAATGACGCCTGGTATCGTCATCAATGAAGCTGTAGAAATTGCCAAGAAATATGGAGATAAGGATTCTGCACGCTTTATTAATGGAGTGCTCGGTTCTCTGGCTAAAACTAAAGAATCGTCATGA
- a CDS encoding DUF2273 domain-containing protein has product MNMEFDREWLLAFWQRHNGKIICCTIGLFFGVLVLALGFFRTLFLFLCIGIGFFVGKRLDNKEDLLELLDRILPPGYRR; this is encoded by the coding sequence ATGAACATGGAATTTGATCGGGAATGGCTGCTGGCATTCTGGCAACGTCATAACGGCAAAATAATTTGCTGTACCATCGGTCTTTTTTTTGGCGTTCTGGTTTTGGCATTGGGCTTTTTCCGGACGTTGTTTCTTTTCCTGTGCATCGGCATCGGGTTTTTTGTAGGTAAACGCCTGGATAACAAAGAGGATCTGCTAGAACTGCTGGATCGCATTTTGCCGCCAGGTTATCGAAGATAG